Proteins from one Chitinophaga oryzae genomic window:
- a CDS encoding DUF1304 domain-containing protein, whose translation MLVLAKFLIAFVMLEHLYIMWFEMFAWTTKGPKIFQKFPKALFPATKPLAANQGLYNGFLAAGLFWSLLISDAEWARHTAVFFLGCVAVAGTYGALTAEKKIFLVQALPALVALLLLYLA comes from the coding sequence ATGCTAGTACTGGCCAAGTTCCTGATCGCATTCGTCATGCTGGAACACCTCTACATTATGTGGTTCGAAATGTTTGCCTGGACCACCAAAGGGCCTAAGATTTTTCAGAAATTCCCCAAAGCACTATTCCCTGCCACCAAACCACTTGCTGCCAACCAGGGGCTATACAACGGCTTTCTGGCGGCAGGATTGTTTTGGTCATTGCTCATTTCAGACGCGGAATGGGCACGGCACACAGCGGTCTTTTTTCTCGGCTGCGTGGCGGTAGCCGGTACCTACGGTGCACTGACAGCCGAGAAAAAGATCTTCCTGGTACAGGCATTGCCTGCACTGGTTGCCCTGTTATTGCTTTACCTGGCGTAA
- a CDS encoding KGG domain-containing protein yields the protein MEHIRYQQLAPSAENHEKSPTDKPKHSKRGFASMDPEQQRAISREGGRAAHQQGVAHKFTSEEARAAGKKGGEAVSRNREHMAAIGRKGGTNRGKKKNNATTEENNF from the coding sequence ATGGAACACATCAGGTATCAACAACTCGCACCGAGTGCCGAGAACCACGAGAAGAGTCCTACAGACAAACCCAAACACAGTAAACGGGGCTTTGCATCCATGGACCCTGAACAACAACGTGCTATTTCGAGGGAAGGCGGCAGGGCTGCCCATCAGCAGGGCGTTGCCCACAAATTCACCTCCGAAGAAGCCCGCGCGGCCGGTAAAAAAGGTGGCGAGGCTGTTAGCCGCAACCGCGAACACATGGCGGCAATAGGCAGAAAAGGTGGCACCAACCGCGGTAAAAAGAAGAATAATGCGACCACTGAAGAAAATAACTTCTAA
- a CDS encoding mechanosensitive ion channel family protein: MMMVTDKTYKNTNRRERIIFVVKLLIYSGIVYFNLEHPAFYDNFPWLFKITNALSFFLGANILISVAWLVILSWYTRRHRTKPLEKDNFILGINRITSVLNTLFFLLAIPIFFGKDLMQLITSITIVAAAIALLTKDYISNMINGLIVMFSDQLSLGDQVRIGEFRGKIMDITLINLVLQNDDDDIVIIPNSVVFTSIIVNQSKQNIKKLTLEFELDHKHKFTVEELDARLRRSIEAYQRYYREESFSLKTLEIKKDFVQFKLQLLVPHPDKEKERLIKRALNTEIIAIAEGGKS, encoded by the coding sequence ATGATGATGGTAACCGATAAAACCTATAAAAACACTAACCGCCGGGAGCGGATCATATTTGTTGTTAAACTGCTGATATACTCCGGCATCGTATACTTTAACCTCGAACATCCGGCATTTTATGACAACTTCCCCTGGTTGTTTAAAATCACCAACGCCCTGTCTTTTTTCCTGGGCGCCAATATTCTCATTTCCGTTGCCTGGCTCGTGATACTCTCCTGGTATACCCGCCGCCACCGTACAAAACCACTGGAGAAAGATAACTTCATATTGGGGATTAACCGCATCACTTCTGTGTTAAATACCCTCTTTTTCCTGCTGGCAATCCCCATCTTTTTCGGGAAAGACCTGATGCAGCTCATTACCAGCATCACCATCGTGGCGGCTGCCATCGCCCTGTTGACCAAAGATTATATCTCCAATATGATCAACGGGTTGATCGTCATGTTTTCCGATCAGCTCTCCCTGGGCGACCAGGTAAGGATAGGAGAGTTCAGGGGCAAAATCATGGATATCACCCTGATCAATCTTGTACTGCAGAACGATGACGACGATATCGTCATCATTCCTAACTCTGTGGTGTTTACCAGTATTATTGTCAACCAGTCCAAACAGAACATCAAAAAACTGACGCTTGAGTTTGAACTGGACCATAAACACAAGTTCACCGTGGAAGAGCTGGATGCGCGCCTGCGCAGGTCAATAGAGGCTTACCAGCGCTACTACCGCGAAGAGAGTTTCTCGCTCAAAACCCTCGAAATCAAAAAGGACTTTGTGCAGTTTAAACTGCAGCTGCTGGTGCCGCATCCCGACAAAGAAAAAGAGCGCCTCATCAAACGGGCGCTCAATACGGAAATCATCGCTATTGCAGAAGGCGGTAAAAGTTAA
- a CDS encoding App1 family protein → MHPSGKRKYDAAKESRSRRWWARIGINTGTVVKVYHGYGHTGELQVFGHVLVRSPVPEVRFRYRLPGNIWSMLRRFLVQPKPLAPVQLQWQGQTIHTKTTDDGFFHFQWKPQYPSPAGWHPVTVTHIQNDNTMAEGNGVIYIPHHTQFGCISDIDDTFLISHSERLLKKLVVMLTNNPRNRKPFEGAVHHYQLLSHGHTPPAIPNPFFYVSSSEWNLYDYIREFADEWQLPQGVYLLSQLKRFSQLLKTGGGKHHTKFTRIARILESYPHMPFVLLGDDTQQDPYIYEAIARHFPQRIISVYLRHLSDEKKPAVLAVVRKLEALGIACCYFRHSEEAIAHSRRLGLIARLPASS, encoded by the coding sequence ATGCATCCTTCCGGCAAACGCAAATATGACGCCGCAAAAGAAAGCCGCTCCCGACGATGGTGGGCGCGCATCGGCATCAATACCGGCACTGTTGTAAAAGTCTATCACGGATACGGGCATACCGGCGAGTTACAGGTATTCGGACATGTGCTCGTACGAAGCCCCGTACCCGAAGTACGTTTCCGTTACCGCCTACCGGGCAATATCTGGTCCATGCTTCGTCGCTTTCTGGTACAACCCAAACCGCTGGCGCCCGTCCAATTACAGTGGCAGGGGCAGACGATCCATACGAAAACAACAGATGACGGTTTTTTCCACTTTCAATGGAAACCGCAATATCCCAGCCCCGCAGGCTGGCATCCGGTAACGGTAACGCATATACAAAACGATAACACGATGGCGGAGGGAAATGGTGTGATATATATCCCGCACCATACACAATTTGGCTGTATTTCAGATATTGACGACACTTTTCTGATCTCCCACTCTGAACGCTTGTTAAAAAAACTGGTGGTAATGCTTACCAATAATCCCCGCAACAGAAAGCCATTCGAAGGAGCTGTGCATCATTACCAATTGCTCAGTCACGGCCATACCCCGCCGGCTATCCCCAATCCATTCTTCTACGTGTCCAGCAGCGAATGGAACCTGTATGACTACATCCGCGAATTTGCGGATGAATGGCAGCTGCCACAAGGCGTATACCTGCTCAGTCAGCTGAAGCGATTTTCCCAACTATTAAAGACCGGAGGCGGAAAACATCACACCAAATTCACCCGCATCGCCCGTATCCTGGAAAGCTATCCCCATATGCCTTTTGTGCTGCTGGGAGATGACACCCAGCAAGACCCCTATATCTACGAAGCTATCGCCCGCCATTTTCCCCAACGGATCATCAGCGTGTACCTGCGGCATCTCTCCGATGAAAAGAAACCGGCCGTGCTGGCGGTCGTCCGTAAACTGGAAGCATTGGGCATCGCCTGTTGTTATTTCAGGCACAGTGAAGAAGCGATTGCCCATTCGCGGCGGCTGGGGCTTATCGCCCGCCTGCCGGCATCTTCCTGA
- a CDS encoding histidine decarboxylase, translated as MKDHPLPAADAAMLERLLTEVDDHTRHFLGYPVSKDFDYSPLFPFLQYPLNNLGDPFVDSTYTVGSREMEKYVVEFFARLFRAPANDWWGYVTNGGSEGNLYGLYLARELYPKAMVYYSEATHYSVQKNLHLLNMPSIMIRTLPNGEIDYDDLEQTMGMNRHMPVIMLANIGTTMTEARDDIRRIKDILKRLAIRHHYIHADGALSGSYCAFLDPRPAFDFADGADSIAISGHKFIGSPIPCGVVVAKKSYRDRIARSVAYIGSMDTTITGSRNGHSPLFLWYALKSLGLAGLEQRARHSLSVAAYAVDRFRENGINAWRNPDSITVVFPEPPGNIRRKWQLASENGWSHIICMPNVETSQVDALLAEMTAASVLV; from the coding sequence ATGAAAGATCACCCGTTACCTGCCGCCGATGCGGCCATGCTGGAGCGTTTGCTGACCGAAGTAGACGACCACACCCGGCATTTCCTGGGATACCCGGTATCCAAAGATTTTGACTACAGTCCGCTTTTCCCTTTTTTACAATATCCGCTTAACAATCTGGGGGATCCTTTTGTGGATTCCACCTACACCGTTGGTTCCCGGGAGATGGAAAAATATGTGGTGGAGTTTTTTGCCCGGCTGTTCCGTGCCCCGGCCAACGACTGGTGGGGGTACGTGACCAACGGCGGCTCGGAGGGCAACCTCTACGGGCTGTACCTCGCACGGGAGCTGTACCCCAAGGCAATGGTCTATTATTCCGAGGCCACCCATTACAGCGTACAGAAGAACCTGCACCTGCTGAACATGCCCAGCATAATGATAAGAACGTTGCCCAACGGGGAAATTGATTATGATGACCTGGAGCAGACGATGGGAATGAACAGGCATATGCCCGTGATCATGCTGGCCAACATCGGTACTACCATGACCGAAGCGCGGGACGACATACGACGTATCAAAGACATCCTGAAGCGGCTGGCTATCCGGCATCATTATATACATGCCGACGGCGCACTGTCGGGCAGCTATTGCGCCTTTTTAGACCCAAGGCCCGCTTTCGATTTCGCTGACGGGGCAGACAGCATCGCTATCAGCGGACATAAGTTTATAGGTTCGCCTATCCCCTGTGGCGTAGTGGTAGCCAAAAAATCTTACCGTGACAGGATTGCCCGTTCTGTCGCCTATATCGGCAGTATGGACACCACCATCACCGGTTCAAGAAACGGCCACAGTCCGTTGTTTTTATGGTACGCGCTGAAAAGCCTCGGCCTTGCCGGCCTTGAGCAAAGGGCCCGGCACAGCCTGTCCGTAGCCGCATATGCAGTTGACCGTTTCAGGGAAAACGGTATCAATGCCTGGCGCAACCCCGATTCCATCACGGTGGTATTTCCGGAGCCGCCCGGAAATATCCGCCGGAAGTGGCAGCTGGCCTCCGAAAACGGATGGTCGCATATTATCTGTATGCCGAATGTGGAGACCTCCCAGGTAGACGCATTGCTGGCGGAGATGACTGCTGCTTCCGTGTTGGTTTAA
- a CDS encoding Lrp/AsnC family transcriptional regulator: MDTLDKTDRRILEVLQENARLNTKEIAHRIGLSVTPTYERLKKIEKMGVIRNYVTLLHPEKIGKTLVAFCSVTLQLHSQPLLKKFEVAISRMEEVMECYHVAGTFDYMLKVVVDDMRSYQQFLTNKLAAIENIAQVHSSFVMTEIKHTTAFGLV; the protein is encoded by the coding sequence ATGGATACACTCGATAAAACAGACCGCCGCATCCTGGAAGTACTCCAGGAAAACGCCCGTCTCAATACCAAGGAAATTGCGCACCGTATAGGCCTGAGCGTTACTCCAACCTACGAGCGGCTGAAGAAGATAGAGAAAATGGGCGTCATCAGGAATTATGTCACCCTGCTGCACCCGGAGAAAATCGGCAAAACGCTGGTGGCATTCTGTAGCGTTACACTGCAGCTGCATTCGCAGCCGCTGCTGAAAAAATTCGAGGTGGCCATCAGCAGGATGGAAGAGGTGATGGAATGTTACCACGTGGCGGGCACATTCGATTATATGCTGAAAGTAGTGGTGGACGATATGCGCAGCTACCAGCAGTTTCTGACCAACAAACTGGCGGCCATCGAAAACATTGCGCAGGTGCACAGTTCCTTCGTTATGACGGAGATCAAGCACACAACGGCTTTCGGACTGGTGTAA
- a CDS encoding ABC transporter ATP-binding protein encodes MNYNLNKPATAKGVSNYVAFKGLLRLISHEKSRLAVALLATIGTSGLNLLGPLLTAYAIDTYVMHKQYHGVLVYSGILLAVYLASFGINYLQTKLMGTVGQRTLYTLRNAVFHKLQQLPVAFFNQNKAGDLISRVNNDTDKLNQFFSQSLMQFVGSIISMTGAGIFLFSLNVKLGAVALIPALLSLIFTRLLSPWVKKKNAANLKTVGGLSAEIQESLSNFKVVVAFGRRDYFMQRFNEANQKNYTSATAMGIANNVFMPFYSLMASLAQLMILAYGVYLISTGSFTIGLLVSYIAYANYFYSPLRQLAALWANFQTAMAGWERISEILVLESNMGTIEAHARQEGAPLLEMKQVHFGYTEDREILHNINLRLEQGKTYALVGPTGGGKTTTASLIARLYDPVKGSVLLDGKDIRSYNAAERTRRIGFILQDPILFTGTVRENILYGNEEYENYTNEQLEEVLRAASLEKLLDLFEKGLETPVQSAGEGVSLGQKQLIAFMRAVLRKPDLLILDEATANIDTVTEKLLGEILDKLPVTTTRVIIAHRLNTIENADEIFFVNDGAVTSAGSFHQVVDQLMHGSKH; translated from the coding sequence ATGAATTACAATCTTAATAAACCCGCTACGGCCAAAGGCGTGTCCAACTACGTGGCTTTCAAAGGCTTGTTGCGGCTCATTTCGCACGAAAAAAGCAGGCTTGCGGTAGCTTTACTGGCAACCATCGGCACCTCGGGCCTGAACCTGCTGGGGCCCCTGCTCACGGCCTATGCGATCGATACTTATGTGATGCACAAACAGTATCACGGCGTGCTGGTATACTCCGGCATCCTGCTGGCCGTGTACCTGGCGTCCTTTGGCATTAACTACCTGCAGACAAAGCTCATGGGCACGGTAGGGCAACGGACGCTTTATACCCTGCGCAATGCTGTCTTCCACAAACTGCAACAGCTGCCGGTGGCTTTCTTTAACCAGAACAAAGCCGGAGATCTGATATCCCGCGTTAACAACGACACGGACAAACTCAACCAGTTCTTCTCCCAATCGCTGATGCAGTTTGTCGGAAGCATCATCTCCATGACCGGCGCCGGCATTTTCCTGTTCTCCCTGAACGTAAAACTGGGAGCGGTGGCGCTGATACCCGCTTTGCTGTCGTTGATATTCACGCGGTTGTTGTCGCCGTGGGTAAAAAAGAAAAATGCAGCGAACCTGAAAACGGTCGGCGGACTGAGTGCGGAAATCCAGGAAAGCCTCAGCAACTTCAAAGTAGTAGTGGCTTTCGGCAGACGGGATTATTTCATGCAGCGTTTCAATGAAGCCAATCAGAAAAACTATACATCGGCAACGGCCATGGGCATCGCCAACAACGTATTCATGCCGTTTTACAGCCTGATGGCCAGCCTCGCGCAACTGATGATACTGGCCTATGGCGTATACCTGATCAGCACCGGTTCATTCACGATAGGACTGCTGGTCAGCTACATCGCTTATGCGAATTACTTCTATAGCCCCCTGCGCCAGCTGGCGGCGTTATGGGCCAACTTCCAGACGGCAATGGCAGGGTGGGAGCGTATTTCGGAAATACTGGTGCTGGAAAGCAATATGGGCACCATCGAAGCGCACGCAAGACAGGAAGGCGCACCGCTGCTGGAAATGAAGCAGGTGCATTTCGGGTACACCGAAGACCGCGAAATCCTTCATAACATCAACCTTCGCCTGGAACAGGGTAAAACCTATGCACTGGTAGGGCCTACCGGCGGCGGTAAAACCACTACCGCGTCGCTCATCGCCCGCCTTTACGATCCGGTGAAAGGCAGCGTACTGCTGGACGGAAAAGATATCCGCTCCTATAACGCCGCGGAACGTACGCGCCGCATCGGTTTCATCCTGCAGGACCCCATCCTGTTCACCGGCACGGTCAGGGAAAATATCCTGTATGGCAACGAGGAATACGAAAATTACACCAACGAACAGCTGGAGGAAGTGCTCCGTGCTGCCAGCCTGGAAAAGCTTCTGGACCTGTTTGAAAAAGGACTGGAAACCCCGGTGCAGTCAGCCGGAGAGGGCGTCAGCCTGGGACAGAAACAGCTGATCGCCTTTATGCGGGCAGTACTGCGTAAGCCCGACCTGCTGATACTGGACGAGGCCACGGCCAATATCGACACCGTGACGGAAAAGCTGCTGGGCGAAATACTCGACAAGCTGCCCGTCACCACTACCCGCGTGATCATTGCGCACCGGTTGAACACCATCGAAAACGCCGATGAGATCTTTTTCGTAAATGACGGCGCCGTTACCAGCGCAGGGTCTTTCCACCAGGTGGTAGATCAGCTGATGCACGGCAGCAAACATTGA
- a CDS encoding ABC transporter ATP-binding protein produces MKQPSGKEKKPSGIFGLLRPYKGLITLLVLFALMGNSLNLWLPKIIGQGIDDFSHGHFVYEPLIVKFGLAALLIFIFTYLQNIIQTYASEKVAKNLREQLAEKISRQSYAWMEQSNPSRLLTNLTADVDSIKLFVSQAIVSLVSSVFIIIGASILLLTIDWKLALVVIAAIPIMGTAFFFVLKKVRTLFMKSREIMDRLNKVINESILGAALINVVNAQQREYEKFLDANGKALDFGLSILKLFAGLIPVIVFTANMTGLAILALGGRFVIDGSMTIGDFAAFNSYLTLLIFPILVIGFMSNVIAQATASYQRISGVLHSPDMLETGTLVKNLEGDITCEHVSLSYGEKPVLKDISFSVKAGSKTAIIGPTAAGKTQLLYLLMRLIKPDEGAIRIDGEDIAAYESESFHQQVGFVFQDSVVFNMSVRENIAFSDVVTDASLEKAITTAEVKEFTDQLPEKLSTTVSERGTSLSGGQKQRLMLARALALNPKILLLDDFTARVDTRTERKILANVHRNYPDLTLVSVTQKIGAVTHYDQIILLMQGEMIAAGTHEELMEKSPDYVQIFNSQQSTSNYELQS; encoded by the coding sequence ATGAAACAACCTTCCGGAAAGGAGAAAAAACCCTCAGGTATCTTTGGATTGTTACGGCCATACAAAGGTTTGATAACCCTGCTGGTGTTGTTTGCCCTCATGGGCAACAGCCTGAATCTGTGGCTGCCTAAAATTATAGGGCAGGGGATCGACGATTTCTCCCACGGCCACTTCGTCTATGAGCCCCTGATCGTTAAGTTTGGGCTGGCCGCCTTACTGATCTTCATCTTCACCTATCTGCAAAACATCATTCAGACGTACGCGTCTGAAAAGGTGGCTAAAAACCTGCGCGAACAACTGGCGGAAAAAATATCCCGCCAGAGTTATGCCTGGATGGAACAGTCCAACCCATCCCGCCTGTTGACCAACCTCACGGCAGATGTGGACTCCATTAAACTGTTCGTGTCGCAGGCAATCGTATCGCTGGTCTCGTCTGTCTTCATCATTATCGGCGCCAGTATCCTGCTGCTGACTATCGACTGGAAGCTGGCATTGGTGGTGATCGCTGCCATCCCCATCATGGGCACCGCATTTTTCTTCGTGCTGAAGAAAGTAAGAACGTTGTTCATGAAAAGCCGTGAAATCATGGACCGTCTCAATAAAGTGATCAACGAAAGCATCCTGGGCGCAGCACTCATCAATGTAGTGAACGCACAGCAACGGGAGTACGAAAAATTCCTCGATGCCAACGGGAAAGCGCTGGATTTTGGCCTGTCTATCCTGAAGCTGTTCGCCGGCCTGATCCCGGTGATCGTTTTTACGGCCAATATGACCGGGCTGGCGATACTCGCCCTGGGCGGCCGTTTCGTGATCGACGGCAGCATGACCATCGGTGACTTCGCGGCGTTCAACAGCTACCTGACGCTGCTGATATTTCCTATCCTCGTCATCGGGTTTATGAGCAACGTTATTGCGCAGGCAACGGCTTCCTACCAGCGTATCAGCGGCGTGCTGCATTCCCCGGACATGCTGGAAACAGGTACCCTCGTTAAAAATCTGGAAGGCGACATCACCTGCGAGCATGTATCGCTCAGCTACGGCGAAAAACCTGTCCTGAAAGATATTTCCTTCTCCGTGAAAGCAGGGTCCAAAACAGCGATCATCGGTCCTACGGCCGCCGGCAAAACACAGCTGCTCTACCTGCTGATGCGCCTGATCAAACCCGATGAAGGCGCCATCAGGATAGACGGAGAAGACATAGCCGCCTATGAAAGCGAATCCTTTCACCAGCAGGTAGGCTTCGTATTCCAGGACAGCGTAGTCTTCAACATGAGCGTCCGCGAAAATATCGCATTCAGCGACGTCGTTACTGATGCCTCACTGGAAAAAGCTATTACCACCGCGGAGGTGAAAGAGTTCACCGACCAGCTGCCGGAAAAACTCAGCACTACCGTTTCCGAACGGGGCACCAGCCTCTCTGGTGGCCAGAAACAGCGCCTTATGCTGGCCCGCGCCCTGGCGCTGAACCCTAAAATATTGCTGCTGGACGATTTCACCGCCCGTGTGGACACCCGCACGGAACGAAAAATCCTGGCCAATGTGCACCGCAATTACCCGGACCTGACGCTGGTGTCTGTAACCCAGAAAATAGGCGCCGTTACCCATTATGATCAGATCATCCTGCTGATGCAGGGCGAAATGATTGCGGCGGGCACCCATGAAGAACTCATGGAAAAGAGCCCGGACTATGTACAGATTTTTAACTCCCAGCAAAGCACCAGCAATTATGAATTACAATCTTAA
- a CDS encoding DUF6496 domain-containing protein: MAKYSRKSQEKVEKSMHEMHEGKLKSGRSGKKVTNPKQAIAIGLSEARKEGAKVPKKAAAKKSSSKKTTAKKSAPKKAAAKKSTAKKTTAKRATAKKSTAKKTTAKRATAAKKTTQRKTSVKKSTAKKGAAARKKTTRRRAMATA, translated from the coding sequence ATGGCAAAGTATTCCAGGAAGTCTCAGGAGAAAGTGGAAAAATCCATGCATGAGATGCACGAAGGCAAACTTAAAAGTGGCCGTAGCGGTAAAAAAGTAACGAACCCCAAACAAGCCATCGCCATCGGATTGTCTGAAGCCAGGAAAGAAGGGGCGAAAGTCCCCAAAAAAGCGGCGGCTAAAAAATCATCTTCCAAAAAAACAACCGCTAAAAAATCAGCGCCGAAAAAAGCAGCCGCCAAAAAATCAACAGCGAAAAAAACGACGGCAAAACGCGCTACGGCTAAGAAGTCAACTGCCAAAAAGACAACTGCCAAAAGAGCAACCGCGGCAAAAAAGACGACGCAACGTAAAACATCTGTTAAAAAATCTACCGCTAAAAAAGGCGCTGCCGCCCGTAAGAAAACTACCAGACGCCGCGCCATGGCTACTGCCTGA
- a CDS encoding diacylglycerol/lipid kinase family protein — translation MDKKLRLLFVINPASGAARKVAPQEAVQRFLARHPDVNGELLLLTGDFAGNEARLQELLQEGGWSGVVAAGGDGTVKMVATCLLNKEVPLGILPAGSANGMARDLCIPESWEDALELVMQAHVRKIDVIRINGRDISIHLSDIGLNALLVKYFQRSGVRGMTGYARMVLKTFWYRQRFAVEIDNGADQLSREAFMIVLANAGKYGTGACINPVSDLSDGIFEVVLIKELSLLETLKMLFIRRPFNPHKTEIIRARKVHIYTPKKAEFQIDGEYMGKVNEVVAEVMPRALAVFVPAQRSEG, via the coding sequence ATGGATAAGAAATTAAGATTATTATTTGTCATCAACCCTGCTTCGGGTGCTGCCCGGAAAGTTGCTCCGCAAGAAGCAGTCCAACGTTTTCTCGCCCGTCATCCGGATGTCAATGGGGAGTTGCTGCTGCTGACCGGCGATTTTGCCGGCAATGAAGCCCGTTTGCAGGAGCTGCTGCAGGAAGGAGGGTGGAGCGGGGTAGTCGCCGCCGGTGGTGACGGTACGGTAAAAATGGTGGCCACCTGTTTATTAAATAAGGAGGTCCCGCTGGGCATTTTGCCGGCAGGATCGGCCAACGGCATGGCGCGCGACCTGTGTATTCCCGAGTCCTGGGAGGATGCCCTGGAGCTGGTGATGCAGGCGCATGTCCGTAAGATAGATGTGATACGCATCAATGGCCGGGATATTTCCATCCACCTGAGTGATATTGGGCTGAATGCTTTGCTGGTAAAGTATTTCCAGCGGTCGGGAGTAAGGGGTATGACCGGGTATGCCCGGATGGTGCTGAAGACTTTCTGGTACCGGCAGCGGTTTGCAGTGGAGATAGACAATGGAGCTGACCAATTGTCGCGGGAGGCGTTTATGATTGTGCTGGCCAATGCCGGCAAATACGGAACAGGAGCTTGTATCAACCCTGTCAGCGACCTGAGTGACGGTATTTTTGAGGTGGTGCTGATAAAAGAGCTTTCCCTGCTGGAAACGCTGAAGATGTTGTTTATCCGCCGCCCTTTTAACCCGCATAAGACGGAGATCATCCGGGCGCGGAAGGTACATATCTACACCCCCAAAAAGGCCGAATTTCAGATCGACGGGGAGTATATGGGCAAGGTAAATGAAGTGGTGGCAGAAGTAATGCCCCGCGCCCTGGCGGTATTTGTGCCGGCGCAGCGGTCAGAGGGTTAG